Proteins from one Mercurialis annua linkage group LG7, ddMerAnnu1.2, whole genome shotgun sequence genomic window:
- the LOC126656847 gene encoding uncharacterized protein LOC126656847 has protein sequence MTLDQSKEFEAMKAMNASLQSQVDALKKQVGPQNAPVAYVQVGCEHCGDFNHGSSECYATGQAWSEQVNYVGASSSQELPTECEEVVIEVEEPYVRPPPPPSLADALREMPQYAKFLKDIITNKRSWDNGATVPIPEVCSSIILNDLPAKLKDPGSFSIPCAIGTMNSINCLCDLGASINLMPLTLFRALCGDQTVKNTSMVLQLADHSLKRPFGIVEDVLVKVDKFIFPVDFVILDYAVDKECPIILGRPFMNTGRALIDVHGGKLTLRIDEETEDCMRIDFIDEIVQEQLQENVQVLNQAKGEISGNFELSSFSEEKIPVSFNTKVLFHSGSVDDEYTREDEPKPESLNKSNGVTPPSSELPPKVKMKPLPTHLRYTFIGENETLPIIISNKLSKDQERRVVQVVKEHMLAMGWQISDIRGISPQIVMHKINLEDESKKSTQRQRRLNPNMKEVVHKEIVKLLDAGIIYPISDSERVSPIQCVPKKGGMTMVENEKGEQISTRTVFMDDFSVFGDSFDGCLANLRRVLALCVETNLVLNLKKCHFMVDEVAPATVKGVRAFLGHAGFYRRFIKDFSSIARPLTSLLVKDASFEFTKECQSAFEKLKEALVTAPIISSPDWSLPFELMCDASDQALVCVLGQRKDKRVHVIYYASRTMAGAQLNYTTTEKEMLAVVFALDKFRQYLLGSKCIIYIDHAALRYLFTKQDAKPRLIRWILLMPEFDVEIRDKKGTENVVADHLSRFEIPEPIPIGEEIKECFPDETLMMIREVETPWYADFANYLSSGVMPPDLTSHKRKKFLSDVKRYLWDEPFLFKKCGDGMLRRCVALGEMMPILSSCHVTGHYGSARTATRVLESGFFWPTLFRDAKEFVDHCDRCQRVGNISKRDEMPLTSVQEVEIFDVWGIDFMGPFPVSFKSQYILVYVDYVSKWVEAEALPTNDAKVVLSFLKRLVNRFGTPRVVISDGGSHFCNRQFQALMRKYNVHHRVATPYHPQTSGQVEVSNRELKRILEKTVNGSRKDWSLKLDDALWAYRTAYKTPLGMSSFRIVYGKACHLPLELEHRAYWAIKKLNFEFKKAGEKRLLQLNELDEFRFMAYENAKLYKEKTKQWHDAHIVPKVLEVGSFVLLYNSCLRLFPGMLKSRWSGPFKIRNVANHGAVELENSKGETFKVNGQRCKPYLGPLTNRVEDEVSFSTPT, from the exons ATGACACTTGACCAATCCAAGGAGTTTGAAGCGATGAAAGCCATGAATGCCTCTTTGCAAAGTCAAGTTGATGCCTTGAAGAAGCAAGTGGGTCCACAGAATGCTCCGGTTGCGTATGTACAAGTAGGTTGTGAGCATTGTGGGGATTTCAATCATGGAAGTAGTGAGTGCTATGCCACGGGTCAAGCGTGGAGCGAACAAGTGAATTATGTGGGAG CAAGCTCAAGTCAAGAACTACCAACGGAATGTGAGGAAGTGGTtatcgaggttgaagagccctatgtgaggccaccaccgccgccaTC cttggcggatgcGCTCCGTGAGATGCCACAATATGCCAAGTTCTTAAAGGACATCATTACCAACAAACGGAGTTGGGATAATGGCGCAACGGTTCCCATTCCGGAAGTGTGTAGCTCAATCATCTTGAATGACCTACCGGCTAAGTTaaaggacccagggagtttctCTATACCTTGTGCTATAGGCACTATGAATTCAATAAATTGCTTATGTGACCTTGGCGCTAGTATTAATCTTATGCCTCTCACTCTTTTTAGGGCGTTATGTGGAGATCAAACCGTGAAAAAcacctcgatggtactccaacTCGCGGATCATTCGTTGAAGAGGCCGTTTGGGATTGTAGAAGATGTTCTTGTGAAGGTGGATAAGTTTATATTCCCGGTAGACTTTGTTATCTTGGATTACGCGGTAGACAAGGAATGCCCAATTATCTTAGGGCGGCCCTTTATGAATACAGGGAGAGCTTTAATTGATGTACATGGTGGGAAATTGACATTGAGAATTGATGAAGAAACg gaggattgTATGAGGATAGACTTCATTGATGAGATTGTGCAAGAACAACTTCAAGAAAATGTGCAAGTGTTGAATCAAGCAAAGGGGgaaatttctggaaattttgAGTTGTCAAGCTTCTCAGAGGAAAAAATTCCTGTTTCATTTAACactaagg TTTTGTTTCATTCCGGGTCGGTGGATGATGAATACACTAGAGAGGATGAACCGAAGCCGGAAAGTTTAAACAAGAGCAATGGTGTGACACCACCATCTTCGGAGTTGCCCCCGAAGGTTAAAATGAAGCCGCTTCCGACTCACCTCCGGTATACTTTTATTGGAGAAAATGAGACTTTACCAATAATCATCTCAAATAAGCTTTCTAAGGATCAAGAAAGGAGGGTTGTGCAAGTAGTGAAAGAGCACATGCTAGCAATGGGGTGGCAAATCTCCGATATTCGAGGTataagtcctcaaattgtgatgcataagattaaTCTCGAAGACGAGTCAAAGAAATCAACTCAAAGGCAACGAAGGTTAAATCCAAACatgaaggaggtagtgcacaaagagatcgtcaagctcctcgacgccgggATAATCTATCCGATTTCGGATAGTGAGCgggttagtcccattcaatgtgtGCCTAAAAAGGGAGGTATGACAATGGTGGAGAATGAAAAAGGCGAGCAAATCTCCacaaggacg gtgttcatggatgatttctccgtgtttggcgattcgTTCGATGGTTGCTTAGCGAATCTGAGGCGGGTTTTAGCACTATGTGTGGAGACAAATTTGGTGCTCAATTTGAAAAAATGCCATTTcatggtggatgaag ttgCTCCGGctacggtcaaaggagttcgggcatttttgGGCCATGCGGGTTTTTACCGGCGGTTCATTAAGGATTTTTCATCTATTGCAAGACCCTTGACGAGTTTACTAGTGAAGGATGCATCGTTTGAATTCACAAAGGAATGCCAAAGTGCTTTTGAGAAGCTAAAGGAGGCGCTTGTGACCGCTCCTATTATctcatctccggattggagtttgccCTTTGAGCTAATGTGTGACGCTAGTGACCAAGCATTGGTTTGCGTGTTGGGGCAAAGAAAAGACAAGCGGGTGCATGTGATCTATTATGCTAGCCGGACTATGGCGGGCGCGCAACTCAACTACACCACTACCGAAAAGGAGATGTTGGCGGTTGTCTTTGCCCTCGACAAGTTTAGACAATATTTGCTTGGGTCgaaatgcatcatatacatcGACCATGCCGCTTTACGATATCTATTCACTAAGCAAGATGCGAAGCCAAGGCTCATTCGGTGGATTCTTCTCATGCCAGAATTCGATGTAGAAATCCGAGACAAGAAAGGTACAGAGAATGTGGTAGCGGACCATCTTTCGAGGTTTGAAATTCCGGAACCAATTCCTATCGGTGAGGAAATCAAGGAGTGTTTCCCGGATGAAACACTCATGATGATTCGGGAAGTAGAAACACCATGGTATGCCGACTTTGCAAATTACCTCTCATCGGGAGTCATGCCTCCGGACTTGACATCTCAcaaaaggaagaagttcttatCCGATGTTAAAAGGTACTTGTGGGATGAACCTTTCTTGTTTAAAAAATGTGGAGATGGGATGTTGAGACGATGTGTGGCTTTGGGGGAAATGATGcccattttgagttcatgtcatgTGACCGGACATTATGGTTCGGCAAGAACCGCCACTAGAGTGCTTgagagcgggttcttttggccaacCTTATTTCGTGATGCCAAAGAGTTTGTTGACCATTGTGATCGGTGTCAACGTGTAGGCAATATCTCAAAAAGAGACGAGATGCCTTTGACTTCGGTGCAAGAAGTAGAGatatttgatgtatggggtatagatttcatggggcctTTTCCGGTATCATTCAAAAGCCAATACATTTTGGTATATGTGGATTAtgtttcaaaatgggtagaggcggaGGCTTTGCCCACTAACGATGCTAAAGTGGTGTTGAGTTTTCTTAAGCGGCTAGTGAATCGGTTTGGGACCCCTAGAGTGGTCATTAGTGATGGCGGttcgcatttttgcaatcggCAATTTCAAGCTCTTATGAGGAAGTACAATGTGCATCACCGGGTCGCCACACCGTATCATCCCCAAACTAGTGGCCAAGTAGAAGTCTCCAACCGCGAGTTGAAAAGAATTTTGGAGAAAACGGTAAAtggatcccggaaagattggtcCTTGAAGTTGGATGACGCATTGTGGGCATATCGGACGGCCTACAAGACTCCACTCGGCATGTCATCGTTCCGTATTGTTTATGGGAAGGCGTGTCATCTTCCTCTAGAGCTTGAGCATAGAGCGTATTGGGCTATTAAGAAGTTGAACTTTGAATTCAAGAAGGCGGGGGAAAAGAGATTGCTTCAATTgaatgagttagatgaattccGATTCATGGCATATGAAAATGCCAAGCTTTACAAAGAGAAAACGAAGCAATGGCATGACGCCCATATTGTTCCCAAGGTGCTAGAGGTTGGTTCATTTGTCCTTCTCTATAACTCTTGTTTGAGGTTGTTTCCGGGAATGCTTAAGTCCCGTTGGAGTGGCCCGTTTAAAATACGAAACGTGGCAAATCACGGTGCGGTAGAATTGGAGAATTCTAAGGGTGAGACCTTCAAGGTCAATGGACAAAGATGCAAGCCATATCTTGGGCCATTGACCAATCGGGTGGAAGATGAAGTTTCTTTCAGCACTCCTACTTGA